The Bdellovibrio sp. ZAP7 DNA segment ACAATGTGCTGACCACCATATAAAGAGTCAGACCTGCAGGTAACTGCAACATGAAGATCGAGAAAACCAATGGCATGAACTGCATAATTTTAGCTTGAGTAGGATCCATCGTTGATGGAGTGATCTTTTGCTGGATGTACATAAATACAGCCATAGATACCGGCAACACATAGAACTTATCGTGCGCTGACAAGTCCGTAATCCAAAGAATGAACGGCGAATTGTAAAGCTCAATTGAAGAACCAATAACGCGGTAAAGAGCAAAGAAGATCGGGATCTGAAGAAGCATCGGCAAACAACCAGACATTGGATTTGCACCGTGCTGTTTCATCACTGCCATCATCTCAGTGTTCAATCTCATCGCATCGTCTTTATATTTTTCGCGAAGACCTGCGATAATAGGTTGAACCTTTTGCATCGCCTTCATTGATTTAGCAGACATGATATTGAATGGAAGAACCACGAAACGAACAGCCAATGTCAAAAGGATGATCGCCACACCCCAGTTGCCAACAACTGTGTGGAATGCCTTCATCACATACAACAATGGACGAGCGATAAAACCAAAGAAACCGAAGTCGATGATGTGAGCCATTTCAGGATCAACAGCTTTCAACATGTCGATAGATTTAGGACCCGCATAGAACAAAGATTCAAACTTCATTTGTTCTTTCAATTGAACTGGTTTGTAAACCATCTCAGCTTGTGCAGTTTTCTTTTCGATGTTTGCAGTCAGTTTAACCTCAGGAATAATGTCAGACTTGTCCATCGCTGCGGCTGCAAAATATTGCGAGCTTACAGAGATCAACTGAGTATTCGGCATGTCCTTGGTTACGTTTTCTTTGGAGTTGCTGAAATTTACAGTCTCGTGTTTGTCATCACTGTGACTAACAAAGAAATCCTGGTGATCATAAGAAGGCATAAAGAAAGAGTGTGAACCCTTGTCGTGAATGCTTTCAGGAATCAGGATGGAGAAACCTTTTTTAATCTCTTCAGAAGGTTGAGAGATCGAGATCGTATTTGTGAATGAAGATTTCGCGGCGTCGAAATTCAACTCACGAGTCACCGTCATGCCGCCAACTTGAGCAACACCAACATAAGAACCCGGTGCTTTTTCAGTCAGATTGAAAACCAACGATTTATCAGCACCAGTCAAACGCATAGAATACAAACCGTCATTATCAGCGCCACCAAGTTTGATTTTGCCACCGGATTTGTCTTCGTAATTATTCACAGTGTAGTTCTTAAGACCCATACCGTGATTTGAAATTTGGAAGGAAACTTTATCGTTAGAGAATGAGAAGGACTGTTCTTGAACCGGAGCAACTGTTTCAGATTTTGATTCAATTGTGCTGCCAGAAGAAGGAGAAGCAGCAGTAGCAGTCGCACCAGGAGTCGTTGCTGTGTCAGCAGTCTGAGTTTGTGCTGGTTTCGGTTTATTATAGTCTGGATACTTTTTGCCAAGATACGTCTGCCATCCGAAATAAATCAGAGCGACGGCACCCACTGCGATCAACGTTTTAGGGTCGAAAAAGCCTGGGTTATTGTTTTGTTGCTGAGCCATGGAGAATTCCCCCTGAATCTGGGACCGGATCGTATCCACAAGGACCACCCGGTCTACATTTACAAATTCGTTTTGTGATTAACCAAACTGCTGTATGCGATTTGTGTTTTTGGATAGCTTCAAGAGCGTAGGCCGAACAA contains these protein-coding regions:
- the yidD gene encoding membrane protein insertion efficiency factor YidD, whose amino-acid sequence is MSKLWIAGLGLFEKTFKALLWFFVAAYRSIGTTHLGGSCRFEPSCSAYALEAIQKHKSHTAVWLITKRICKCRPGGPCGYDPVPDSGGILHGSATKQ
- the yidC gene encoding membrane protein insertase YidC — encoded protein: MAQQQNNNPGFFDPKTLIAVGAVALIYFGWQTYLGKKYPDYNKPKPAQTQTADTATTPGATATAASPSSGSTIESKSETVAPVQEQSFSFSNDKVSFQISNHGMGLKNYTVNNYEDKSGGKIKLGGADNDGLYSMRLTGADKSLVFNLTEKAPGSYVGVAQVGGMTVTRELNFDAAKSSFTNTISISQPSEEIKKGFSILIPESIHDKGSHSFFMPSYDHQDFFVSHSDDKHETVNFSNSKENVTKDMPNTQLISVSSQYFAAAAMDKSDIIPEVKLTANIEKKTAQAEMVYKPVQLKEQMKFESLFYAGPKSIDMLKAVDPEMAHIIDFGFFGFIARPLLYVMKAFHTVVGNWGVAIILLTLAVRFVVLPFNIMSAKSMKAMQKVQPIIAGLREKYKDDAMRLNTEMMAVMKQHGANPMSGCLPMLLQIPIFFALYRVIGSSIELYNSPFILWITDLSAHDKFYVLPVSMAVFMYIQQKITPSTMDPTQAKIMQFMPLVFSIFMLQLPAGLTLYMVVSTLFGIIQQYLIMRDPTAKPAIKAVKAK